One Corynebacterium aurimucosum genomic window, CGGTGTGCTGCCGAAACCGCTTCGCCGATCCCTTGATAAGGCAGCCGGCCCAGCGGGGGCCGTTGCGGGAGTTCTCGGCGGACCACTCGCTGGCTATACAGCGGTGCTGTTGGCTAATACCTCTAACCCGACATGGAACGATGCGAAGAAGCACTTGCCCTATGTCTTTGTTTCCTCGGCGTCGGCCGCGGCGGCGGGTGCCGCCATGGCCTTTACCCCGGTGAAGAACGCTGGGCCTGCACGCGCCCTGGGCATCACGGCCGCAGTGAGTGACCTAGTCGCGACGCGGATCATGGAAAATCACATGGAACCGGAACCCAGGCGGCCGCTGCATGAGGGATTGCCGGGAAAGCTCATGAAGGCTTCTGAATGGCTCATCGCCTCCGGTGGTGTGGGAACGGCCGTAGCTGCGGCGACCAAGTCACGCACCGTGTCGGTATTGTCCGGCCTTGCGCTCATGGCGGGATCTGCGTGCACCCGCTTTGGTGTGCTCAACGCGGGACTGGAAGCGGTGAAGGACCCAGCCACCACGATTGCTCCACAGAAGCGGCGTGCTGAAGCGCGGGGTGACTACGGCACTTCCGTCGTGACGGGCGGATAAGAACCCTCATTTTGTGACGGTAAAGAATTGCAAGAATGGCAAAGGGTTAGCAAAGAGATAGACCAATGTGATTGAGTAGAACGAGGTAAACATTCTCTCGTTCTCCCTAATCGTTCTGTTAAGGAATCATGTCTCTCTCCTTCTCCCAGCGCATCAAGCGTTTTTCCGTTGCTCTTTCCGCAACCGCTTTGGCCTGCAGTGCCGTGACCTTCTCTACCGCTACGGCCTCCGCAGACCCGCACCGCGGCGCCGACGCCGTGTTCTTCGGTGATTCTTTCTTTGCTAACCCCGGCTACAAGCAGGTGGCTGGCGTGCGGTCCGATCTTGTGCGTGCGGGCCTCAGCAGCATCGAGGGCAGCGGCTCGGAAGCAGGCGCTCCATCACCACAAGGCTGCCCGCAAGGAAAGAAGACAGTGGCCGCGGAGTACGGCAAGATCACGGGGCGCTCGGTGGCGAACTATGCCTGTTCGGCCGCCAAGGCTAGCGGGGGCTCCTTCCGGAAGGACTTTGATCAGCAGGTCGTTGGTGCCATTGCCAATAAACACCTCACTGCCGATACCAAGAGTGTCTTTGTGCAATTCGGCGCCAATAATCTGCAGGACATTGCTGTCTCGCAATTTAATAATGATTCCTACCGGCAGGCCATGGTGAATAACACGAATCGCATCCGTCAGGCTGCGCCGCATGCCACCATCACGTTTGTGGGGTACCCAGCTATCTCTGCCGCTAATGGCGCGATGTGCCCCGTGCGCTCTGGTACCAGCAGCGAGGTGGGTTTCAACATGGATGTGCTGGGCTTGGTTCGTTTGGGAGAGGACACCATTAACTCCGCGATGCGCACTGCGGCCTCCGCTGCTGGTGCCAATTACGTTGACCTCCGCCGCGCTTCCATCGACCACAACATGTGTGCTCCGGACTCTATTCGCTGGGTATCCGGCATCAGCGAGAAGTCCGTGACACACAATTTGTCCAATCACCTCACGCATGCCGGAGTCGATGGCGTCGCGCGCATTCTGAGCGCGCGTTCCTAAGCAGAGATAGAAATCCGCGCCTCACCCGGCACGGTCCGCCCGATAACTGGGTAGCCGGGTACCTCGCCGATGAGGAGGAGGCCACCGGAGGTTTGGGCATCGGCGAGGAAGACCAGGTCCTCTTCGCTCAAGTCCGAATCGAGGTGGGGGCGGACCCAATCTAGATTGCGGCGCGAGCCGCCCGGGATGAAGCCCTCCGCCAGGGCTTCCTTGGCGCCGTTCACCGCAGGAACAGCGGAGAAGTCGAGCTCGGCGCCGATACCGGAGGCACGGCACATCTTGTAGAGGTGGCCCAAAAGACCAAACCCGGTGACGTCGGTTGCTGCACGCACTCCTGCCTCCACCGCTGCCGCAGCTGCATCGCGGTTGAGCGTGGTCATGGAATCTACCGCGGCCTGAGAAACCTCACCGGTGGCCTTGTGCTTATTGTTGAGGATGCCCACACCAATCGGCTTGGTCAGCGTGATGGGAAGACCAGCCTCGGCGGCGTCATTGCGCATAATCTTGTCGGGGTGGACGGTGCCCGTGGCAGCCAAACCATAGGTGGGCTCCGGGGCGGTGATGGAGTGCCCGCCAGTAATCGAGATCCCTGCTTGGCTGGCCACATCCATGCCACCGCGCAGGACCTCGCGCAATATATCGAGGCTGAGCTTTTCGCGCGGCCAGCCCACGAGGTTGATGGCGGTGATGGGCGTGCCGCCCATGGCGTAGACGTCGGAAAGCGCATTAGCTGCTGCCACCCGGCCCCAGTCATAGGGGTCGTTGAGCATCGGGGTGAAGAAGTCCGCGGTGGAGATGACCGCCAGGCCGTCCTGGATGCGTACGGCGGCGGCATCGTCGCCGTCGTCAAGCCCCACCAGCACGTTGGGGTCCGCGGTGCCTACCAGGCCCGCCACAGCAGATTCGAGCTCACCCGGGGGAATCTTGCAAGCACAACCGCCACCGGCGGCAAAGGACGTAAGTTTAATGTCAGTCATAAGTACTACTTTAGCCCCGTGTAAGGTGAGCAGACGGAGGCGTACGTGTCCTGGTGGGCGCCCCGGTCT contains:
- the nrfD gene encoding NrfD/PsrC family molybdoenzyme membrane anchor subunit, translated to MSEFDEYRPPQEPRRRRGGGKKRRRGRVGAGAQDGSKEARMAEDFEFSSYYGKPVVKAPPWEWPIGGYLFLGGLSGGSALLAAGAQATGNAPLKRSTRLTAFSAASVGSVFLILDLGRPERLLNMFRVFKVTSPMSIGSWILGSFASAASLPAVVEADELVGGVLPKPLRRSLDKAAGPAGAVAGVLGGPLAGYTAVLLANTSNPTWNDAKKHLPYVFVSSASAAAAGAAMAFTPVKNAGPARALGITAAVSDLVATRIMENHMEPEPRRPLHEGLPGKLMKASEWLIASGGVGTAVAAATKSRTVSVLSGLALMAGSACTRFGVLNAGLEAVKDPATTIAPQKRRAEARGDYGTSVVTGG
- a CDS encoding GDSL-type esterase/lipase family protein yields the protein MSLSFSQRIKRFSVALSATALACSAVTFSTATASADPHRGADAVFFGDSFFANPGYKQVAGVRSDLVRAGLSSIEGSGSEAGAPSPQGCPQGKKTVAAEYGKITGRSVANYACSAAKASGGSFRKDFDQQVVGAIANKHLTADTKSVFVQFGANNLQDIAVSQFNNDSYRQAMVNNTNRIRQAAPHATITFVGYPAISAANGAMCPVRSGTSSEVGFNMDVLGLVRLGEDTINSAMRTAASAAGANYVDLRRASIDHNMCAPDSIRWVSGISEKSVTHNLSNHLTHAGVDGVARILSARS
- the selD gene encoding selenide, water dikinase SelD; the encoded protein is MTDIKLTSFAAGGGCACKIPPGELESAVAGLVGTADPNVLVGLDDGDDAAAVRIQDGLAVISTADFFTPMLNDPYDWGRVAAANALSDVYAMGGTPITAINLVGWPREKLSLDILREVLRGGMDVASQAGISITGGHSITAPEPTYGLAATGTVHPDKIMRNDAAEAGLPITLTKPIGVGILNNKHKATGEVSQAAVDSMTTLNRDAAAAAVEAGVRAATDVTGFGLLGHLYKMCRASGIGAELDFSAVPAVNGAKEALAEGFIPGGSRRNLDWVRPHLDSDLSEEDLVFLADAQTSGGLLLIGEVPGYPVIGRTVPGEARISISA